A single region of the Anopheles funestus chromosome X, idAnoFuneDA-416_04, whole genome shotgun sequence genome encodes:
- the LOC125763074 gene encoding ras-related protein Rab-10-like, which translates to MAKKTYDLLFKLLLIGDSGVGKTCILFRFSDDAFTSTFISTIGIDFKIKTIELRGKKIKLQIWDTAGQERFHTITTSYYRGAMGIMLVYDITNEKSFDNIVKWLRNIDEHANEDVEKMILGNKCDMADKRAVRKERGENIAREHDIRFMETSAKANTNIELAFRELAEAILDKIAGKETTDNPDRVVVNRSTGERLPAYKACCT; encoded by the exons ATGGCCAAGAAAACGTACGATCTGCTGTTCAAGCTGCTGTTGATTGGCGATTCGGGCGTTGGGAAAACCTGCATCCTGTTCCGCTTTTCCGACGATGCATTTACATCTACCTTTATCTCTACTATCG GTATTGacttcaaaatcaaaacaattgaACTAAGAGGCAAGAAAATAAAGTTACAAATTTGGGACACGGCCGGTCAGGAAAGGTTTCACACGATCACAACCTCCTACTACCGTGGTGCCATGGGCATAATGCTCGTGTATGATATAACGAACGAGAAAAGTTTTGACAATATAGTGAAATGGTTGCGAAATATAGACGAG catGCCAATGAGGATGTGGAAAAGATGATACTCGGCAACAAATGCGACATGGCGGACAAGCGTGCTGTACGCAAAGAAAGGGGAGAAAAT ATTGCCCGTGAACATGACATCCGTTTTATGGAAACGTCCGCCAAAGCAAACACGAACATCGAACTAGCGTTCCGCGAACTGGCCGAAGCAATCCTGGACAAGATCGCCGGCAAGGAAACGACTGACAATCCCGACCGAGTAGTCGTCAACCGAAGCACCGGTGAGCGGTTACCGGCCTACAAAGCCTGCTGTACGTAG
- the LOC125763128 gene encoding protein CutA homolog, whose amino-acid sequence MLRSLSFVSSNIRSTASRNINRSMATDTTTPANEYSVAFVTVPDNTVAVNVGRQLVEKSLVACVNIIPGLTSIYAWEGKINEDPEVLMMIKTRTSRVEELIRFVREIHPYSVAEVIAFPIAEGNAPYLDWIGKTVPKGGTA is encoded by the coding sequence ATGTTACGATCGCTTTCCTTTGTATCGTCCAACATCCGTAGCACAGCATCGCGCAATATCAACAGAAGCATGGCCACCGATACGACAACGCCGGCAAACGAGTATTCCGTAGCGTTCGTAACCGTGCCGGATAATACCGTGGCCGTTAATGTGGGCCGCCAGCTGGTTGAGAAAAGTTTGGTTGCCTGCGTCAATATCATCCCGGGACTAACGTCCATCTACGCTTGGGAGGGTAAGATTAACGAAGATCCGGAAGTGTTGATGATGATCAAAACACGTACCAGCCGGGTGGAGGAACTTATACGGTTCGTGCGTGAAATTCATCCGTACAGTGTGGCGGAGGTTATAGCATTTCCGATTGCGGAAGGAAATGCACCGTATCTAGATTGGATTGGCAAAACTGTGCCTAAAGGTGGAACAGCGTAA